One genomic window of Serinus canaria isolate serCan28SL12 chromosome 4, serCan2020, whole genome shotgun sequence includes the following:
- the LOC103824744 gene encoding uncharacterized protein LOC103824744 isoform X3 codes for MGAMEAPIAGKAGGEGTEQELLERQGMQRHLLLERQERRNRYSWKGWRWKEQILLGNGRYGSTQCWKGRRGGNRTGIPGKAGDMGAPISLGGRGEEGIEQELLERLEVREQELLERQEMEGANIAGKAGGMETPIAARAGGEGTEQVLLERQEVWKHLLLEKQEMSKHCCWKGRKGGNRYCWEQEMGEQNRYCWNRRWGNRTGIAGNRRWGNRTGIAGTGDGGTEQVLLGTEQVLLEQEMGEQNRYCWNRRWGNRTGIAEQNKYCCKQKRYCCEQEMWKHLLLAGLHTWYSLLSSESNFSYSSAKRSGFGAKQGRAD; via the exons ATGGGAGCTATGGAAGCACCCATtgctggaaaggcaggaggagagggaacagaaCAGGAATTGCTAGAAAGGCAAGGAATGCAGAGGCACCTATtgctggaaaggcaggagaggaggaacagGTATTCCTGGAAAGGCTGGAGATGGAAAGAGCAGATATTGCTCGGAAATGGGAGATATGGAAGCACCCAAtgctggaaaggcaggagaggagggaacaGAACAGGTATTCCTGGAAAGGCTGGAGATATGGGAGCACCCATATCTCTGGGtggaaggggagaggagggaataGAACAGGAATtgctggaaaggctggaggTGAGGGAACAGGAATtgctggaaaggcaggagatGGAAGGAGCAAATATtgctggaaaggcaggaggtATGGAAACACCCATTGCTGCAAGGGCAGGAGGTGAGGGAACAGAACAGGTATTGCTAGAAAGGCAAGAGGTGTGGAAGCACCTattgctggaaaagcaggagatgtcaaagcactgctgctggaaaggcaggaaaggagggaaCAGGTATTGCTGGGAACAGGAGATGGGGGAACAGAACAGGTATTGCTGGAACAGGAGATGGGGGAACAGAACAGGTATTGCTGGGAACAGGAGATGGGGGAACAGAACAGGTATTGCTGGAACAGGAGATGGGGGAACAGAACAGGTATTGCTGGGAACAGAACAGGTATTGCTGGAACAGGAGATGGGGGAACAGAACAG GTATTGCTGGAACAGGAGATGGGGGAACAGAACAGGTATTGCTGAACAGAACAAGTATTGCTGCAAACAGAAGAGGTATTGCTGCGAACAGGAGATGTGGAAGCACCTattgctggcagggctgcacacCTGGTACAGcctgctgagctctgagagTAACTTTTCATATTCAAGTGCAAAACGTTCAGGCTTTGGAGCAAAACAAGGCAGAGCTGACTAA
- the LOC103824744 gene encoding uncharacterized protein LOC103824744 isoform X1 yields the protein MGAMEAPIAGKAGGEGTEQELLERQGMQRHLLLERQERRNRYSWKGWRWKEQILLGNGRYGSTQCWKGRRGGNRTGIPGKAGDMGAPISLGGRGEEGIEQELLERLEVREQELLERQEMEGANIAGKAGGMETPIAARAGGEGTEQVLLERQEVWKHLLLEKQEMSKHCCWKGRKGGNRYCWEQEMGEQNRYCWNRRWGNRTGIAGTGDGGTEQVLLGTEQVLLEQEMGEQNRYCWEQNRYCWNRRWGNRTGIAEQNRYCWNRRWGNRTGIAEQNKYCCKQKRYCCEQEMWKHLLLAGLHTWYSLLSSESNFSYSSAKRSGFGAKQGRAD from the exons ATGGGAGCTATGGAAGCACCCATtgctggaaaggcaggaggagagggaacagaaCAGGAATTGCTAGAAAGGCAAGGAATGCAGAGGCACCTATtgctggaaaggcaggagaggaggaacagGTATTCCTGGAAAGGCTGGAGATGGAAAGAGCAGATATTGCTCGGAAATGGGAGATATGGAAGCACCCAAtgctggaaaggcaggagaggagggaacaGAACAGGTATTCCTGGAAAGGCTGGAGATATGGGAGCACCCATATCTCTGGGtggaaggggagaggagggaataGAACAGGAATtgctggaaaggctggaggTGAGGGAACAGGAATtgctggaaaggcaggagatGGAAGGAGCAAATATtgctggaaaggcaggaggtATGGAAACACCCATTGCTGCAAGGGCAGGAGGTGAGGGAACAGAACAGGTATTGCTAGAAAGGCAAGAGGTGTGGAAGCACCTattgctggaaaagcaggagatgtcaaagcactgctgctggaaaggcaggaaaggagggaaCAGGTATTGCTGGGAACAGGAGATGGGGGAACAGAACAGGTATTGCTGGAACAGGAGATGGGGGAACAGAACAG GTATTGCTGGAACAGGAGATGGGGGAACAGAACAGGTATTGCTGGGAACAGAACAGGTATTGCTGGAACAGGAGATGGGGGAACAGAACAGGTATTGCTGGGAACAGAACAGGTATTGCTGGAACAGGAGATGGGGGAACAGAACAGGTATTGCTGAACAGAACAGGTATTGCTGGAACAGGAGATGGGGGAACAGAACAGGTATTGCTGAACAGAACAAGTATTGCTGCAAACAGAAGAGGTATTGCTGCGAACAGGAGATGTGGAAGCACCTattgctggcagggctgcacacCTGGTACAGcctgctgagctctgagagTAACTTTTCATATTCAAGTGCAAAACGTTCAGGCTTTGGAGCAAAACAAGGCAGAGCTGACTAA
- the LOC103824744 gene encoding splicing factor YJU2-like isoform X4 produces MSERKVLNKYYPPDFDPAKIPKLRLPKDRQYVVRLMAPFNMRCRTCGEYIYKGRKFNARKETVQNESYLGLPIFRFYIKCPRCLAEITFKTDPQNTDYAMEHGATRNFQAEKLLEEEERRMQKEREEEELNNPMKVLENRTKDSKLEMEVLENLQELKELNQRQANVDFEAMLKQHKELEEEQRRKEQEEDEQEMKAMLEQAQNRRLLVDSDSDEEPAKRRPNPTTQTKPTDILQEDPRSKRPRMERREHSMGKLSTKAQLAGLVARRKQKPDPALDKGMETRGTTATTGSLPAAAAAATASLGLLGAYSDSD; encoded by the coding sequence ATGTCGGAACGGAAAGTGCTGAACAAATATTACCCCCCTGACTTCGACCCTGCCAAGATCCCGAAGCTGCGGCTCCCGAAGGACCGGCAGTACGTGGTGAGGCTCATGGCCCCCTTCAACATGAGGTGCAGGACCTGCGGGGAGTACATCTACAAGGGCAGGAAGTTCAACGCCCGCAAGGAGACGGTGCAGAACGAGTCCTACCTGGGGCTGCCCATCTTCCGCTTCTACATCAAGTGCCCGCGCTGCCTGGCTGAGATCACCTTCAAGACAGACCCCCAGAACACGGACTACGCCATGGAGCACGGCGCCACCAGGAACTTCCAGGCAGAGAagctcctggaggaggaggagaggaggatgcagaaggagagggaagaggaggagctcAACAATCCCATGAAGGTCCTGGAGAACCGAACCAAGGACTCCAAGCTGGAGATGGAGGTCCTGGAgaacctgcaggagctgaaggagctcAACCAGCGCCAGGCCAATGTGGATTTTGAGGCCATGCtgaagcagcacaaggagctggaggaggagcagaggcgcaaggagcaggaggaggatgagcAGGAGATGAAGGCCATGTTGGAACAGGCCCAGAACCGCCGGCTCCTGGTGGATTCTGACTCTGACGAGGAACCAGCGAAACGTCGTCCAAATCCcacaacccaaacaaaacccacgGACATCCTGCAGGAGGACCCCCGGAGCAAGAGGCCGAGGATGGAGAGGCGGGAACACAGCATGGGCAAGCTCAGCACCAAGGCCCAGCTGGCCGGGCTGGTGGCCCGCAGGAAGCAGAAGCCAGATCCTGCCCTGGATAAGGGGATGGAAACCCGAGGCACCACGGCCACCACCGGCTcgctcccagcagcagcagcagcagctacgGCCTCGCTGGGTTTGCTGGGAGCCTACTCAGACAGCGACTGA
- the LOC103824744 gene encoding uncharacterized protein LOC103824744 isoform X2, whose product MGAMEAPIAGKAGGEGTEQELLERQGMQRHLLLERQERRNRYSWKGWRWKEQILLGNGRYGSTQCWKGRRGGNRTGIPGKAGDMGAPISLGGRGEEGIEQELLERLEVREQELLERQEMEGANIAGKAGGMETPIAARAGGEGTEQVLLERQEVWKHLLLEKQEMSKHCCWKGRKGGNRYCWEQEMGEQNRYCWNRRWGNRTGIAGNRRWGNRTGIAGTGDGGTEQVLLGTEQVLLEQEMGEQNRYCWEQNRYCWNRRWGNRTGIAEQNKYCCKQKRYCCEQEMWKHLLLAGLHTWYSLLSSESNFSYSSAKRSGFGAKQGRAD is encoded by the exons ATGGGAGCTATGGAAGCACCCATtgctggaaaggcaggaggagagggaacagaaCAGGAATTGCTAGAAAGGCAAGGAATGCAGAGGCACCTATtgctggaaaggcaggagaggaggaacagGTATTCCTGGAAAGGCTGGAGATGGAAAGAGCAGATATTGCTCGGAAATGGGAGATATGGAAGCACCCAAtgctggaaaggcaggagaggagggaacaGAACAGGTATTCCTGGAAAGGCTGGAGATATGGGAGCACCCATATCTCTGGGtggaaggggagaggagggaataGAACAGGAATtgctggaaaggctggaggTGAGGGAACAGGAATtgctggaaaggcaggagatGGAAGGAGCAAATATtgctggaaaggcaggaggtATGGAAACACCCATTGCTGCAAGGGCAGGAGGTGAGGGAACAGAACAGGTATTGCTAGAAAGGCAAGAGGTGTGGAAGCACCTattgctggaaaagcaggagatgtcaaagcactgctgctggaaaggcaggaaaggagggaaCAGGTATTGCTGGGAACAGGAGATGGGGGAACAGAACAGGTATTGCTGGAACAGGAGATGGGGGAACAGAACAGGTATTGCTGGGAACAGGAGATGGGGGAACAGAACAGGTATTGCTGGAACAGGAGATGGGGGAACAGAACAGGTATTGCTGGGAACAGAACAGGTATTGCTGGAACAGGAGATGGGGGAACAGAACAGGTATTGCTGGGAACAGAACAG GTATTGCTGGAACAGGAGATGGGGGAACAGAACAGGTATTGCTGAACAGAACAAGTATTGCTGCAAACAGAAGAGGTATTGCTGCGAACAGGAGATGTGGAAGCACCTattgctggcagggctgcacacCTGGTACAGcctgctgagctctgagagTAACTTTTCATATTCAAGTGCAAAACGTTCAGGCTTTGGAGCAAAACAAGGCAGAGCTGACTAA